The region TTCATTCATACCATAAATTATTTTCAATGATTTTCAAGAAAATTCCTTTCATTTATACCATAAAGCATTTTCAATCATTTTCAAGAAAATCTCTTTCATTCGTATCGTAAAGCATTTCCAACCATTTTcttacataacataacatatcatatcataagtGTCATTTCTTATCTTATCATTTCATTAGTTTCTTCTCTATTTCCATTTCTAAGACCAAGGTGTaaagaacaaatcaatccacCAAAGCATCATTTCCAAGACCAAGGTGGGAAGAACAAAATCAACCCGCCAAGGCATCATTTCCAAGACCAAGGTAGAAAGAACAAAATCAATTCACCAAGGCATCATGCATAGTAAATCTACTTCGTGATAGGGACGGTACCACCCTAGTAGATTCCTCTAGAACTCTTACGAGGCATCACGGCCCGTGAAGCTTTCTTTTCATTACTTGCCACTTATTTTCATTACTTCTCATTTCTTTTCATTACTTTCCATTTCTTGTCATTATTTTCCAAGCTTTACACATTTCATATGTTAATATCAAAATACTCATTTCAAAAGTAGAGCatttatatttcaaaacatttcaaacacattttcaaaacattcgacCTTCCAAAACGTTCTTTTCTTTCGAAAACATTCTTGCCTTCAAGGACCTTTCAAATTATCCTTTCCAAAAATATTTGACACTTTcacttcaaaacttttcatatatcAAAACATTAGTGTTTCATTATCAAAAAATAATTTTTCCATGTACCCCAAAGTGGGAAAAATGCAAACACATACTCACCTACTTTTTCAATGAAGGTTGGTACTCCCTTCTAGCTCAACTTCACTAGCAATCACCTCTTAGACAACATATACAATATAGACATAAGtcattaaaatgaccaaaatacgcCTCATGGGTTCCGTTACTAAATTTTATTATTTCATCTCATTCCTTATGTAAAAATATGAACGTAGGCGAATATTACGCGTAAATTCGAGTCcttatgcaaaagttacgaaAAAAATACATGGCATTGATTAGGTTGTTACACGTTAGTGGCATGATTTTCCTTGCCATTCCATGGTCGTGAAATGAGGCCAACACACACAAAACTCTCGAATTTTCTCAATATAACACTCtatttttcatagttcttgaagacCCTTTTCCCATTCACTTTGTTCCATTTTTATAGGTTCTAACCCATGATTAGAGGTGTTTTATCATCTTCAAACGctccacttaatccattaagttctcACTGAAACCAATAAGGATATGATGATTCTTAAGCTTAAAGGAAGGTTTATCTAGGCTAGTTTCCAATTGCACATTCCAAAGTTCCTAAAGCTTGTTCCTAACTTATTGAACACCCCAAATGAATGTTGTTAAACACATGAAATCATAACCAAACTCATTATAAATATCTAATTTGACTATGGAATCCTCAATTCCATTCCATGTTCAAAAATTACCCTTAAGGTTAATAACTACATATTTCAATCTAAGAATGAAGTAATACCATATGTTTTGAGTCAAATCCATTCTAAAAAGTATTCATTCATGCCTATGAACTTCATTTACAAATCAATTGTTTAACTACAAAGGATTATATGGTTTCATCATAATATCCCCAATTTCATTCTCATTCAAGCTTGTTCATGATTCTACCATCATGGATGAGTTTGATCATTCCCATTAGGTTTCTTGTTATCAAACTTAATCTAGGTCAATGAATCCAATCTAATCCAATCTAACATACAAACATGAAATCCCCAATTGAATTTCTAGGGTTCATGAAGGCTTTCACCCAAATCCTCAAATCCATCAATGGAATTATTGGATTGATGTTAGGATCATCAAAACAACTCAAGATAGGTTAGAAGCCAAAACCATAATCAAAGAATGACATAAAATCGTCATTGGGGTTTTAGCCActtcataatttgaatttttaGGTTAGAATGAGAAGAATTTATACCTAGGAAGCCATTGATTCCTCTTTCTTTTGCTTGGACATTTAAATCTCCACTTGCAGGAATCCTAGAAGCTCTTTAGAATCAAAATCGCCAGCTCTCTCCCTTTCTCTCAATCACGTTCTTCGCAAGTAAATAGGAGAGAAGATCCATTAACTAGTTTTGAACTTTCCTAActtggcacttttggtccctccttGCAAAAAGGTCTTTCAAAGTAACTCCAAACTAACTTAGAAGCTTCAACTAACTTCCAAAAGGGTCCCTCTCCATCCTAATCTTCACAAACTTAGTTCAAGTTATTAAGTTGGTCAAATCTCTAGTCAAACCTAAGTTTCACCCGATTGTCACAAATGACCCTTTGACTTTTAACATGTTATTATTTTCACTTATAATTTTCTAAATTTCATAAAAATTAATGATATAATTATTCATTGGTGATttatctatataaatcatatttcaTTTATTTACTTTGTTAACTTAAGACTCCGGTCTTAAATTTTAGAATGTGACGGGTTTCATGAAAGTGtaagttttttatataaaattttaaacaaagttttaacaaaaaaaataaaacaaatttataaCTATTTTGTAAATaagtataaaaaaattaaaattttttaaattcttataatttttttcaATAGCTTAATTGTCATGATTTTAACTTAAACGCACAGATGATGACATTCTATAACTTTGATGATCAATTAAGTAAAAAGGTTTTTGTAGAAACGAATAAACCTGAAATAGTTGATCATAATCgagaaatgaaaataaaaataagagtTCAATGATTTACTAATCAAGATTTAAACTTAAATAGTTAAATGAATGATTCACTGAAAAAAAATCACTTTCGTACAACTTTTGAttgttaataaaatgaaaaaacacatttcctaaattaaaaactaaaacgaCCGAAGCTATCATTTAGCTATTTCCAGTTAAAAGTTATATATACTGATGTCATTGATTGCCTTGTATCTATAAAACATTCCTATAATATTATCAATTTATCATAAACAAACTTATACATATTACATTTAACTCTCTTTAAAAAGATATCATTGATTATCCTCCCAATATAAATTTAAGCAAACGCTCATTTTCATTCTCGTAACCGCTCACTAAATCTCCGACTGCGCTTCCTTCCATCACAAACCGCCATGGCAACCATAACTCCTCCGCTCTTCCTTacccttctcttcttcttcatcttctcagGTACCCATTCACTATCCTTCCTTTTTCTCAATGATTTAATACCATTTGATCTGTTTTCATTCACTCAATCTTCAAATCTTTCgtgttttttttcttataattcaATAAACCAGTCTCTTCATTTTCATTCACTCTTCTACAGAATCACATTGTTATTCGAATTCTACAGGTAGCATAATATTGGAACCCGCAAATGGACAAGCACCTACACAGGTACAAAAAAACTAGTCGCTCATCACTCATGCATACGAATTTACGAATTTACGAATTTACTAACCCTTTTGTGATTATCGATATTTTTTTTCAGCAAACTTGGTGTGTGGCAAAGCCTTCGGCTTCTGATGTAGAACTTTATAATAACATGTATTACGCTTGCAGTTTTGTGAACTGCGATGTGATACATCCACAAGGTGCttgttatgaacctcaagttctCATCAACCAAGCTTCGGTTGTCATGAACTCGTACTACCAAAAACAAGGAAGAAACTACTGGAATTGCGACTTCAACAAATCTGCTCTCATTACCATTGTCGACCCAAGTAAGCCAAACTCTAAACTATCGACCCAAGtttgatgatttgatgatttgGTTAATAACGATGATCGTTGGTTGTTTTGCAGGCTATGGGAATTGCAAGTTTGACTCGCAGTAGGtgtttatagtttaattaatatgtGGTTTGGTAATAAGAGCGATGTCTTGAGGCTCATCCATTGTTGTGTTTTCATTAGTTGATGATTGATATTACAACAGTTTCATGTGTTTCTTGTTACTCATGGTTATTGTTATTCATCAATCGATTTCATAATTGTGATTTGCCTTGTTATTTGTGTGTTGAGTGCTGACTAATTTGAATCATGAATGAGCAATTGATGGGAAATTCATGGCAATGGCTAGTGAAAAGAGATGGTTAATGCATGACATCCATCTCATTCCTAAAGTTGATATCCTAGTGTTAAACACGCACATGGAAGTGCAGATAcaaacaagttttactaaaaatgAAATGGTGCATACCAACAAGGAATATAAGGATGGGCCCTATGTCACATTCTTCATGTAACATCAAATTTATAATGTTTTTTATAGATGTGTATTTTTTTTACAATGATTAGGATATtaattaatcaataaaataaagtaaGTTGGATTAAAGTAAGATGCAAGAGATCATCTTTGAATGTGTTTTTATTATTTGAAGATGTAATAACAAGATAATttgttattctaagtgttttctaGGGTTTTATATTATTAGATAAAATAACTAAGAGCTAGGGATGTTATTCAGGTCGGAACTGAACCGAAccgacccgaacccgaataaactgaaaaccgaataagggtaattgtatgaaccgaaaaccgaaccaaataagcaatacgggttcggttcggttcgtgtattatttggttcggttcggttccgacccgaataacccaaataacatgtacaagatgattaaggagccgaataacccgaataacccaaataacatttacaatgtgattataaatattgtattttgtatgacttttgtAGCTTATGATAAACACGAATAACACAGATTAACTATTCTTGATACATAAAATGTAAAATCCAACCACCACAATCTTAAGATATAGTTATTAAACAACATATTAAACATTAAATATCCAAAACAGATAAAAAAAACTATCTATAAgtatataagttaaacattaaacattacgTAAGTATTTTGGGTAACGATTGATATAACATAAGACCGAATAAGAAATCGTGCAGATGAAaaaaaaatgtgacttttcatattcggTTCGGTCCATTTGAaccgaataagcccttattcgggtaacccagatcgaataacccgaaaaccgaataaggctTATTTAAttacccgaaaaccgaatcgaattgcttattcgggtctaattcggttcggttcggtttgggtttttggtccaaattctcatccctactAAGAGCAAAGGTTCTTTTGTTCTAACGATTTTGACCATTTGAAGTAGTTTCATTAATAGGTTGTTGCCATTTTAATaagaattttgtttttttgttaatttactataaatatacatttttcttttttatataatatattgatcCTCCATACGTTAGTATCGTCTTTTAATAAGAATTTTGTTTTGTTGTTAATTTACTATAAATATgtcttattaattatttaaatattcaaaataatatatatatatatatatatatatatatatatatatatatatatatatatatatatatatatatatatataaaagtataaaaatctaaaaaaatatatatatcgtGATAGAATTGTGTTGTATTACCATTTATTGAGATTGTAATACTAAGTTGAGACGGAACTCAAGGAGGGCCAACCGGCCAGTTGGGCCAAGGACCCCTTCTTTTTTGTCTTCTAACCACTAGTTATTAATAGAAAACCGGGTGTTTGTTTGCCACGTGTTACGATGGCAACAATATATCGACGAATGATTGGTTGCGTGTGTAAAAATATATACTAACTTAAGTTTATATCATCAATTATATGTGATCAAAGTCAtacataaaaaattataaaaatgtaaACAATTTATTTCGAAACATAAACGAATTTATAtcgaaatatatataaaaataagtaaTTAAGATTTTTTTTATGTTAACAAACGAAAGTTAAAATAATCAAAAACATATTATATGTGTCATAATTAAGGACATATATAACAATAAAGAGAAAAACTTGAAAAAGGTTGAGTCAAACCTAGACAAAAACTCCAATGAATTATATATATTTCGGCAAACATGAAATCTTAGAAAATAAAatggataaaataatattttacaaagtTAAAATTGGAAGGGTAAAACTACAATTTAAGAAGTAGAAAGATTAAAAATTCATTTTACATAATAAAGGGATGCAAAAATAAAAAGGCTAGAaatgatatcttgcaaaaccagaaGGGTTAGACAGGCTAGAAATGATGTCTCTTTCCCTTatctataaaatataaatataaaaacctataatatatatatatatatatatatatatatatatatatatatatatatatatatatatatatatatatatatatatatatatatatatatttaattttgttGAGATGGTAAAACACTAACACTAAAAGAGCTGTTtttttaccttttaatttcataattaaGAGGCAATATCTTAAACTTTCAGATTCAGACTGTTTTTTGTGTATTATTTTTCGCCTCTTAAAATGAATAATACATCTTATTTTTTCAGAGAATAAACCAAGtctgaaaacaaaaacaaaaaaaagacgCGCGTTTAAGGATTCCCTATTTGCCCTAAACAATCGACGCCTCTTCATTTCTTCCCTTGCATCTGCTTGCTTCGGGTATTTCTCCTCAGCATCGGACGACACCAGGTCGCCGCCCACCCTAATCCACAACGACGCTGCAGCCAGCAACATTGCCTTCCTCCGCCGCCTCCATCTACGTGTCGTTCTTCCGCCGACCGCAGCAGCCAACAACAAGGTATCTTCGGTTTATTCTTCTGTTTCTTCATTCTTTCCCTCGGATTCACTGtttcttcttctacttcttctttcTTTGTCCTAAAACTTGAACATAAACAACTGAAATTGATAGCACACTGTTTCGTCTTCTATTTCTTCCTTCTTTGCCCTCAAACTTGAACATAAAAAACTAAAATTGTTATGCTATCGGTTGTGCATTTGATGTGTTGGATCATGTTTGTTTTTGGTAGTGATTTTAACAACAAAGTTGTCCTATATGTTGCCCCTCCAGTCTCGATTTGCTATTATAGGTCGATTTAGGGGTTGGAAATTATTGATCAGGTGACTTTATTAGCTGCCATGTGATTAGGTTACTTTTTTGGTTGAGTCTTCCCAACTAATTTAATAGTTACTTCATCCTTCCTCATTAGTTAAATATGTCTTTAGTCAAAAATAGTTAAATATGAGCTAGAAACTTATCTGAATTGTGCATTTGTGTTGTTGAAAATGTGTATTTGTTTCGTTAAATTGTTCATTTGTTTTGTTAAATTGTTGTTGAAAAcatgcattttttttttgttgaattgaTCAAAGAAATGGGAGAAAAGAATGATAGAATTAGTTGGAAGGTTGAAGGTGTAGAGAAAATATTTCTAGAAGCTTGTTTACGTGAAGTTAAGGGAGTAGTTTGAAAGCACTATCTTGTAGGAATGTAGCTGAAACACTAAAAGTTGAACATAACTTTATTGCCGACCAAAAACAAATGAAGAGCCGCTATGACTACCTAAAGTCAAAGTTTGGTGcttttttaaagttaaaaaacaaaaccggcaatgtgtacaattcaacaaccaACGCCTTCAATCTTTCCAAAGAAGAATGGGAACTAGAATCAAAGGTATTttgttaatttataaaaaatagatTATCatgtttaaataataaaatattttttcctAACAGTCAAACAAACATGTGGATTCTTTGAGACGCACCCCACTACCGTACCCTGACCTTTGCACACAGTTGTTTGAAGGCGCGACTACGACAGGCATTCATAGTTGGGGACCAACTTCTACCCTTCCCCGTCCTACACAAGTGTCAAGTCACTATAGTTTGCATGACTTTGATGACATTGATTGCACTCAACAAGAAACTATAGGTCTAAGTGACGAGTCATCCACTCAATCAAAAAAAACAAAAGACTATAGATACGGCAAAGAGTCAAAATAAAAGTAAAGATAACGGTAAAGATAATGGCAAAGATGCATCGAATTCAAGATTGCTTGAAATCGGGGAAGATATTGCCACGGTTGCTAAGATATTTGTGGAGAAGCATGCTTCTTCAAATTTGGGTGCGTGTATGGAAAAGTTGGAGAAGTTAGGATGGGGAATATTTGATCCAAGATACACTACTGTTGTTGCACTTTTTGGTGAAGGTGTGGATAAGaggcacgtgtggttaaccattGATCCAGTTACTTATGAGAATTGGGTCAAGACTGTTGGAGCACATTATGGAATGTTTCGCTAAGTAGATGGTATGAATGTTTTGatgggttttttttttataactagATGGttttttttgtcacacccccaaaccaaggatagcGGAAAcatccaggggtggaggacttcatgtacagtatcataacaacgagtataatagtgaccATAGCCAGTGGGAACCGTTGATTGAAATGCTAGAAGGGGGTGAATCAAGTTTGTTGGGTTTCAATCGGTGCATCAAACTGATCATCAGTATCAGATGAGACTAATCTCGTTGAACTAAGACCGATACTCAGACACCATCATGTGGTTTTCATTTGCAATTTTAAGATCTAGGAACTTGATTTTGTTGAACTTCGCTAATTCTGAATCGGCGGCGGCTCCCTTCACAGGAAGTGGTGGCGGGATGGCGATCATGTCCGGTGAAGCTCCGGTGTATGATAACGATAAGTGAACGAAACCAGAAGGCGAGTGGAAGAGGTCGGTGGAAAATAAAGTGAAATCGTTTTCCAATTTTCCGTTTTTGATGAGGATTTTGGATATTCAAATCAAAACCAGGGAATTGATGTTCAAGATAATTTCTCACCCTACTTAGCATATATCTCGCACTTTAGAGAAGATTCAATTGTAGAAATGTTAATCGAAGGGTTTCTTTAAAGACTGGATTTTTTCCACCTCCATTGATGGTTTGAGTGGTGTTTGATGAATGTGAACATCAACACACTAATAAATGGTTTGGGTACTTTAGGGTGATGTGGCAGAAATAATTAACGTTCTAATAGGTGATGTGGCAAAAATAGTTGACTTGACAATAAAACCGGCTAAAATAAGTTATGGTGATTAAAAAAGCAAGTCCCTTCCTACTTGGTTCCCTTATTAGGCCAAAAAATAAGTTAAGTGGCTAAAAGGGTAAACCCTAAAAACATTATAGGGCCTATATGTCATTTTCCCaaaatataactatgtttatTATGCCGCATCTTGTAATACTTGTAATAATAAAGGAATCTTACAATTTAATGTCCATTTTTCTGTTATATAATTTTATCACAACAGAAAGCACATGaaaaatatgaagtcatcaaggCTTAACACTtgtctcaacatgttacaaagttttATGAAAGTTGTAAAGTGTAAATTCGTTTTTACCGTTTTTACACTAATATAGAAAAATCACAGAAAATTCATACAAAATCGAAAACTAGATttgtaaactctgagagtttagaaaatgtgtctagtttattcataatttttattatgatttttagaagtctctaactggtgtgaaaacgttcatattcacagactggtccgaattcttagctacagtgataggcagttttgtaaaaatcaccataaattgtagaaaaaacaTGTGAacatgtgaaagtagtcattttaaagttaTATACCTGAGCTATTTGTACCTAATACAGTTTAGAAAGatattaattctaagttggtcaAAACAGTTCGTAAATAGGACTCAACatttctgatgaaagttgtttttgaatctagttaagtttttggtgtattaacttgtattccccccccccccccccccccccttaaaacttgaagaaaacatgaaaatgtaggggtatgaactcaccttgggtgaTTTCAGCaaatggatgatgaagaaaaggagtttccaagtcaagaacacttgggagatgtttgaagatttgaaggttctatgaacaaatatgatgatatttgtgtaagaAATCCATGTTTTGTGTGAAAGAATGTAAGATAATCAAGTGTAGGATGGAAATACCTACCAAAAGTGAGTGAGAAGCTTAATCATAACCTTGGAGTCTcgagtttgagagagagagagagagagagagaaaa is a window of Lactuca sativa cultivar Salinas chromosome 1, Lsat_Salinas_v11, whole genome shotgun sequence DNA encoding:
- the LOC111895076 gene encoding glucan endo-1,3-beta-D-glucosidase, with protein sequence MATITPPLFLTLLFFFIFSGSIILEPANGQAPTQQTWCVAKPSASDVELYNNMYYACSFVNCDVIHPQGACYEPQVLINQASVVMNSYYQKQGRNYWNCDFNKSALITIVDPSYGNCKFDSQ